A single Spirochaetae bacterium HGW-Spirochaetae-1 DNA region contains:
- a CDS encoding CDP-diacylglycerol--serine O-phosphatidyltransferase, which translates to MTEKRAIIPNTFTMTNMVLGFIAIIMASRGNPESIAIAGVLVFVASFFDFIDGATARALKVTSPIGIQLDSLADEIAYGIAPGFIAYQAYLSKMPDAGFLGLNWGMIIAPIFPICATYRLAKFNIEGSGKKGFTGLPSPAAGIFIASIPALPFSRIPFIGKINFQFPIELFVPIFAIVALLMVSEVDYMKLFSDIASKGKAAIMITTVINILLLYYFNMWSVFAFTSLYIMAGIVFYIYRCIWKKECSEES; encoded by the coding sequence ATGACAGAGAAAAGGGCTATCATACCAAACACATTCACTATGACAAACATGGTGTTGGGTTTTATTGCCATTATAATGGCCAGCAGGGGAAATCCCGAGTCTATTGCCATTGCTGGTGTTCTTGTTTTTGTCGCTTCTTTTTTTGATTTTATCGATGGTGCCACAGCCAGGGCCTTGAAGGTTACCAGCCCGATTGGCATCCAGCTCGATTCTCTTGCGGACGAAATTGCTTACGGTATCGCTCCTGGTTTTATCGCTTATCAGGCCTATCTTTCAAAGATGCCCGACGCTGGATTTCTTGGGCTGAACTGGGGTATGATAATTGCACCGATTTTCCCCATTTGCGCAACGTACAGGCTGGCAAAGTTTAATATTGAAGGCTCAGGCAAGAAGGGGTTTACCGGACTACCTTCACCGGCTGCGGGTATTTTTATAGCATCAATACCGGCTCTGCCTTTTTCAAGAATTCCCTTCATTGGGAAAATTAATTTTCAATTTCCCATTGAATTATTTGTTCCGATCTTTGCCATTGTAGCACTATTGATGGTTTCAGAAGTTGATTATATGAAACTTTTTTCTGATATAGCCAGCAAGGGGAAAGCAGCCATTATGATAACCACGGTTATAAATATACTGCTGCTTTATTACTTTAATATGTGGTCTGTTTTTGCCTTCACCAGTCTATATATCATGGCAGGTATCGTATTTTATATATACCGCTGTATCTGGAAAAAGGAATGTTCCGAAGAAAGCTAA